From one Gadus morhua chromosome 8, gadMor3.0, whole genome shotgun sequence genomic stretch:
- the cldn15la gene encoding claudin 15-like a translates to MSTAVEAVGFVLCIISWLITGTALGNDYWKVSTVAGNIITSVRQYENLWHSCTETSTGIAQCQDFESLLGLPGYVQACRGLMIVALLMGLACLVIALLGVKCIKIGSASESSKAKLVIAGGIVSALAGVCTLVSVSWYANMIVEDFYDPFTGGIKFELGAGLYMGWAGAFLAILGGGMLCCACKRVTPAGSTGGYRGAQPKKIFTPKSESKSKEYV, encoded by the exons ATGTCCACCGCCGTGGAGGCCGTCGGCTTCGTGCTGTGCATCATCAGCTGGCTGATCACCGGCACCGCGCTGGGCAACGACTACTGGAAGGTGTCCACCGTGGCCGGCAACATCATCACCTCGGTGCGACAGTACGAGAACCTCTGGCACTCGTGTACCGAGACCAGCACGGGTATCGCCCAGTGCCAAGACTTTGAGTCCCTTCTGGGCCTCCCAG gctacGTGCAGGCCTGTCGCGGCCTGATGATCGTGGCTCTGCTGATGGGGCTCGCCTGCCTGGTGATCGCCCTGCTGGGCGTCAAGTGCATCAAGATAGGCTCCGCCTCCGAGTCGTCCAAGGCCAAGTTGGTCATCGCCGGGGGCATCGTGTCTGCTCTGGCTG gtgtgtgcacCTTGGTATCGGTGTCTTGGTACGCCAACATGATCGTGGAGGACTTCTATGACCCCTTCACCGGGGGAATCAA GTTTGAGCTGGGGGCTGGGCTTTATATGGGCTGGGCTGGGGCCTTCCTGGCCATCCTGGGAGGAGGCATGCTCTGCTGCGCCTGCAAGAGGGTGACCCCTGCTGGTAGCACAGG GGGTTACCGTGGCGCCCAGCCTAAGAAGATCTTCACACCCAAATCTGAATCGAAATCGAAGGAGTACGTCTAG